The following are encoded together in the Tribolium castaneum strain GA2 chromosome 3, icTriCast1.1, whole genome shotgun sequence genome:
- the SIFa gene encoding neuropeptide SIFamide, whose product MQLALAKVFSVCIVVIILTSWIEMTEATYRKPPFNGSIFGKRGATIEYDSASKALSAMCEIASEACQTWFPSQEK is encoded by the exons ATGCAACTTGCTCTTGCCAAAGTTTTCAGCGTCTGCATTGTGGTCATAATCTTGACAAGCTGGATAGAAATGACCGAAGCGACTTACAGAAAGCCACCATTCAACGGATCAATCTTCGGGAAAAGGGGCGCAACTATTG AGTACGACAGCGCAAGCAAGGCCCTGTCCGCAATGTGCGAAATCGCAAGCGAGGCCTGTCAGACCTGGTTTCCCTCtcaagaaaagtaa
- the ND-19 gene encoding NADH dehydrogenase [ubiquinone] 1 alpha subcomplex subunit 8, which produces MGITNDVNLPTEEELTVQEVNLSGPVLKAAAFHLGRSCLHENNEFMLCRNELGDPRKCVEEGKAVTSCALNFFRQVKKTCAGEFMQYVNCIDKSSPNQQYTPCRKTQAVFDKCAKDNMGIERLPFDHYARVQIHKTARPRPPVEGPAVYPDATPYLPEGAEKPPAKHGSRYIFMN; this is translated from the exons atgggcATAACTAACGATGTCAATTTGCCAACAGAAGAAGAACTGACCGTTCAAGAAGTAAACCTCTCAGGCCCCGTTTTGAAAGCCGCTGCGTTTCATTTAGGACGTTCTTGCTTACATGAGAATAAT GAATTTATGTTATGTAGAAATGAATTAGGCGACCCCCGAAAATGCGTGGAAGAAGGCAAAGCCGTTACAAGTTGCGCCTTGAACTTTTtccgccaagtgaaaaaaacTTGCGCTGGCGAATTTATGCAATACGTTAATTGCATTGACAAGTCTAGCCCCAATCAGCAATACACACC GTGTCGCAAAACTCAAGCTGTTTTCGATAAATGCGCCAAAGACAACATGGGAATTGAACGACTTCCATTTGACCACTATGCCAGGGTGCAGATCCATAAGACCGCCAGACCCAGACCCCCGGTCGAGGGCCCCGCCGTGTACCCCGACGCCACTCCCTATCTGCCAGAGGGGGCCGAGAAGCCCCCAGCGAAACATGGCTCTCGCTACATTTTCATGAATTAA